The Streptomyces sp. NBC_01591 genome window below encodes:
- a CDS encoding IS1634 family transposase, giving the protein MIESVVTKRLGALPVAAEFLRRLDVAGIVDALCPPDPRAELTHGQVIEVLVANRLTAPAPLFRVGDWARSWAVEEVFGVEADLLGDDRLARALDAIAPHLDRLAGSVGAAAIAGFGIDVARIHWDMTSMSVHGAYPEAGQDEDYPMVKFGHPKDRRVDLKQVQAGIGVAADGGVPVFSRVLSGGAGEVSQVVGAIQALKALAGERRLLMVADSKLYSWGNIGALLAAEVDFIAPVPASKISDEFWAGLDLQQAAPVDYTAEREEHLPPEQRGHYRVLQDIQRIPGPRKRDPVLQVRRILVHSTGNAAGQRQARTKRLAKATAELEKVQRGASGRYYNTAEKLAARVGVIAKTRRVASCLRTEIGTDEEGRPTLAWHFDEQVLAVQAAADGWYALIASRPVEQATPAQVLLDYKGQGDAERRYGDFKGTLAVTPVFVQHNRRVAALVQVICLALLVFCLIERQVRQALERDGDGTMPGIYPGRRRVRPTGRMILHHLGELQLRIRGATDPPTIILSQVVQVDLLDLLGLDVRRPRWLQT; this is encoded by the coding sequence GTGATCGAGTCCGTGGTGACCAAGCGTTTGGGCGCTCTGCCCGTCGCTGCCGAGTTTCTGCGCCGGCTGGACGTTGCGGGGATCGTCGATGCCCTTTGCCCGCCCGATCCCCGGGCGGAGCTGACGCACGGCCAGGTGATCGAGGTGCTGGTGGCCAACCGGCTGACCGCTCCGGCGCCGCTGTTCAGGGTCGGGGACTGGGCCCGCAGCTGGGCGGTGGAGGAGGTCTTCGGCGTCGAGGCCGACCTGCTGGGTGACGACCGCCTGGCGCGTGCTCTGGACGCCATCGCTCCGCACCTGGACCGGCTTGCCGGCAGCGTCGGGGCGGCCGCGATCGCCGGCTTCGGCATCGATGTGGCCCGCATCCACTGGGATATGACGAGCATGTCCGTGCACGGCGCCTACCCCGAGGCCGGGCAGGACGAGGACTACCCGATGGTCAAGTTCGGGCATCCCAAGGACCGGCGGGTGGACTTGAAGCAGGTCCAGGCCGGCATCGGGGTGGCCGCCGACGGCGGCGTCCCGGTCTTCTCCCGCGTCCTTTCCGGCGGCGCCGGGGAGGTCTCCCAGGTCGTCGGCGCGATACAGGCCCTCAAGGCACTCGCCGGCGAGCGACGCCTGCTGATGGTCGCGGACTCCAAGCTGTACTCCTGGGGCAACATCGGTGCGCTGCTGGCCGCCGAGGTGGACTTCATCGCGCCGGTACCGGCGTCCAAGATCAGCGACGAGTTCTGGGCCGGCCTGGACCTCCAGCAGGCCGCGCCGGTGGACTACACCGCCGAGCGGGAGGAGCACCTGCCGCCCGAGCAGCGCGGGCACTACCGCGTCCTTCAGGACATCCAGCGCATCCCCGGGCCCCGCAAGCGCGATCCGGTGCTACAGGTGCGCCGGATCCTGGTGCATTCCACCGGTAACGCCGCCGGCCAGCGCCAAGCGCGCACCAAGCGGCTGGCCAAGGCCACAGCCGAACTGGAGAAGGTGCAGCGCGGGGCCAGTGGCCGCTACTACAACACGGCTGAGAAGCTCGCCGCCCGGGTCGGGGTAATCGCCAAGACCCGCAGGGTCGCCTCCTGCCTACGCACCGAGATCGGCACCGACGAGGAGGGCCGGCCGACCCTGGCCTGGCACTTCGACGAGCAGGTGCTGGCCGTGCAGGCGGCGGCCGACGGCTGGTACGCGCTGATCGCCTCCCGCCCGGTCGAGCAGGCCACCCCCGCCCAAGTCCTGCTGGACTATAAAGGACAGGGCGACGCCGAGCGCCGCTACGGCGACTTCAAGGGGACGCTGGCGGTCACCCCGGTGTTCGTCCAGCACAACCGGCGCGTCGCCGCCCTCGTCCAGGTGATCTGCCTGGCCCTGCTGGTGTTCTGCCTGATCGAGCGGCAGGTACGGCAGGCGCTGGAACGCGATGGAGACGGCACGATGCCAGGGATCTACCCGGGCCGCCGCCGAGTGCGGCCCACGGGCCGGATGATCCTGCATCACCTCGGTGAGCTCCAGCTACGCATCCGCGGAGCCACCGACCCGCCCACCATCATCCTCAGCCAGGTCGTCCAGGTCGACCTCCTCGATCTGCTGGGACTCGACGTGCGACGCCCACGCTGGCTGCAGACCTGA
- a CDS encoding transcriptional regulator: MPERTIDFGKFGARGIKGSDAVARKLDELADGIVTPVTVKRGLMARLHYLTRTDHSRQAARDAGLTVTDRTLKAWLEEKRRPSNANLERIDAAYRQVRRQNVARHLLRRLNANGGTRVEIHPLNQSQVPRPLQRMVEYRAMNVRRWDRIVEAWAAGDQQGLDDSWEDVIVDLGSQWGQYEYVTNIGFAA; encoded by the coding sequence ATGCCGGAGAGGACCATCGACTTCGGGAAGTTCGGCGCCCGGGGCATCAAGGGCAGTGACGCTGTCGCACGCAAGCTCGACGAGCTGGCCGACGGCATCGTCACCCCGGTGACCGTGAAGCGCGGCCTGATGGCGCGCCTGCACTACCTGACCCGGACCGACCACAGCCGCCAGGCGGCCAGGGACGCCGGGCTCACGGTGACCGACCGGACGCTGAAGGCGTGGCTGGAGGAGAAGCGCCGGCCGTCGAACGCCAACCTGGAACGCATCGACGCCGCCTACCGCCAGGTTCGCCGCCAGAACGTCGCCCGACACCTCCTCCGCCGCCTGAACGCCAACGGCGGGACGCGGGTGGAGATCCACCCGCTGAACCAGTCACAGGTGCCGCGCCCGCTCCAGCGGATGGTGGAGTACCGCGCGATGAACGTCCGCCGCTGGGACCGCATCGTCGAAGCCTGGGCGGCCGGTGACCAGCAGGGCCTGGACGACTCCTGGGAAGACGTCATCGTCGACCTGGGATCCCAGTGGGGCCAGTACGAGTACGTCACCAACATCGGCTTCGCCGCCTAG